Genomic segment of Osmerus eperlanus unplaced genomic scaffold, fOsmEpe2.1 SCAFFOLD_590, whole genome shotgun sequence:
GACATGTCTAGATTTGACTAATTAAGTTAAGTTAAATGGAATATAATATAGCacaaataataatgtattgATCATTTTTAAAGTTAAAATGTAAATCTTTTTGCAAAGATGTACATTTTGTCATAAGGTTAATTCAAATAAaacaattgtgggctgactagGAACGTTTAAACTCGCCCTCTCTGACTCCGGAGTCTGTGAGCTAGTCAGAGTCACTGTGGGGGGTCACACCCTCTGACCCCTGCATGCCGGGCCTGTCGGCTTCCATCTCCCCAGCCTGGCCTGATGCTGGTTAATCACACTcccctccgcctctcctcctctctgcctctcctcctctcactcatgATGCTGATTGGGGCTGATTGTTTTCTAACACTGCAAGATAATTGGCCATGGCTGTTACTGAGGGCCCGTGGAATATCAAGGGTGGGTTTCTTAACCCTTTACCTCATCCCAGTTCTGGTTACGCTTCATCGCTTAAAACTGCACTGTCCTGTTAGGCCCAGCAGCGGAGCTGGCCACCAGCGCCACCAGGAGGCCTACCAGCCTGGCCCTGCCAGTAAGAGGAGGTGCAGAGAGGAGTGGGTCTCTGCGGGAGGAGGTGGAACacaaggaggaacaggaggaggagatggaggaggaggtcacCTGGTCGGCCTGGAGAACAGAGGAACCTCCAGggaacccaggatctccaggAGAGTACGGAGACGGTAGGAGCAGATGTAAACACACCTGAGCAGATgtaaacacatcacacacctgaAGAGGAGCATCCAAGTCTGTAATGCAGTGATGCTGTCTTTTAGGGGTTTTGGTCGGCTAACAGACTCTTACTCTTGTGATGTTTCCTGTTTTCCTAACAGCTCAGCAGGCAGACCTGCAGCCCGGGCACcagagggtgtctggggggGGACAGCTacagggggggtctggggggcaaCAGCTGCAGGGAGGGCCTGGGGGGGGCCCACTacagggggggcctggggggcaaCAGCTGCAGGCGGGGTCTGGGGGGGGCCCACTacagggggggtctggggggagtcGCTGGTCCGTAGGAGCCCAGGGTCGCAGGTCAGAGTAGCCCTCGTCAAGAAGACATCTGGAAGGAACCTGGCTGATCCTGTGTCCCGGAGCAGGAAGCCCATCGTGGGGGACATGACTGGAGATCCACCCTGGGGGAGGCTGACCCCCATGGAGAACGTTCCTGAAGGCGTTCCCGCAAGAGGGAGGATATCAGCGGAGAACGTCTTTGGAGATGTACTTACAAGGAGAAAGATCTCTCTGAAGAACTTCTCTGCGGACGTTCCTCAAAAGAGGATGATCTCTGAGGAGAACGTCTATGGAGATGTACCTACGAGAAGAAAGACCTTTCTGGAGAACTTCTCTGCAGACGTTCCGACAAAGAGGAAAACGTGTCTGGAGAAAGTCTCTGGAGATGTTCCCACGAGGATAAAGACATCCGTGGAGAGCGTGGCTGAACAAGGACCCAGAAAGGCAAAAACTTTAGGCGGGAAAATGTCTGGAGATGTATCTAACAGAAGGGAGACCTGTGGGGGGAACTCAGCCGGTCCTCCAGCCAGAAGCAAGACTACTTCTCTGGGGGGCATGGTTGACCCTGAACCCAGGAGAGGGAGCTGGTCTGTGGGGGAGGATGGCGAGGCCGgctccaggaagaggaggaagatccGTCCCTCTGGCTTCAGGGGGAAAGGTGAGACACTCCTCATTTACTGCATCAACCGCTCACCtcactgactccctccctctctctctgtgtccctctctttctctgtttgtctctctctgtctttctctccccccctctctctgtctgtatctttctgtctctctatctctcactatcTTTTTCCACCAGCATGATTATCCCACTTCGTTTCCCTACTCCTTTCCCTAGTTCAGCCACTAGAGGGGGCTAGTGACCTGTAACACACGTAACTGCAGCAGCTCACCAGCAGGTGGCAGCAGCGATGTCTAGTCCCGGACGAGGGGCGTGTCTCTCCAGCGTGGGAGAAGGCagcagtgtgtggtgatgtcattaGTGAGCCCTGCAGGCGGCTGTTGCAGGATGAGATCATGGCTGATGGTGTTATGTTTAACTCATGTATCATTACTCTGTGACAACCCCACACTGTCATAAACCCCATTGGTCACTTAGTGATTCAAATccagattctgattctgattcagattctaCATCTCGTGCGCTAGAACTGCTCTCAAGTGACCAAGCATCTTGCCCAGCGGTTCACGACATAGCATGTGTGGAAGTCCGTTTGTACAGACACACGATTCCATTCCCTTGCATGTTGCCCGTGGTTACCCCAGGGCTGTCTGTCCTTCCAGAGGATCCGTGTTTGACTGTCTGTGCGTTCTCTCTGAGGATCCACTAGTGATGCGCTCATGTGCGTTAAGAGCAACCTCCCCTTGGGCTCGTCGCTCCAGTTTGTCCTTaatttgatgatgatgatgatggtgtagATGATGGTGAAAGAGACATAGTGTAGGCATGCTGTGTACTCACTAACATCAGTTTTGAAGTACCGCCTATTTAAAGCTTTTATGTAACTGACTGGAAATAGCAGTTTAACAGTAGCCCTTGTTGGTCGTACAGTAAGCACTGTTCGTCCCTGGCGTACATGTACAGAAGGTTAGCCATGTTCTGTGGATCTCATCTAATCCATTTATAATGTCTCCTAGTTGGAAGCTTCTGTTGGTTGGCTACATGGTGAATGTacagtgtgtccatgtgtcactTCCCAAGGCTCCAGGTTTCCATTATTTACTTGTATTCATTATAGAAGATGCTTTTAATCCTAAACCACGTTTAAACAGTGCAAATTGTAAACCCAGCAGATAAACAAGGACTAGAAGTGTTAAGAAACAGTCATATATgtacacttttatttattttttatttattacaatTTGTGTTATCTTattgtctgtttctctgccttTTACTACAGTACTTCTTTTTAATATTCATCTTTCTTCGTACTATGTTTATCGTTATGCACCAACCTACCATAGCAAATTCCTCACATGTGTAAACCCACTTAGCAATAAACCAGATTCTGTTTCTGGTTCTGAAGTGCAGTGTTCTGCTGGCGGTACAGTGGTCAGGGTCGATGTCCTGGTAGTCCTGGGGTTTGTCTGGTCGCGGTCGTAAAGATAATGAGCGCGTGTCGTGGTTGTGGAGTTCCCTCCAGGGTGAAGGAGCTGCTGGCAGACGCAGGGAAGATGAGTGACTCATGGAGACCAAAGTCCACTAACAGACTgctgaagggggtggggggtggagacagggtggggaggggagggggaggaggaaggagatgaaacagggagagattgaggggagggtggggtgtagaggggagggtggggtgtagAGGGGACACAAGACCACGTTTCCTGGTGCCAGAACTCATCTGGACTTGAGGCCAACAGAcagttctgtaaaaaaaaaaaaatcaactgGCCCAATCACGGCAGACAGAGGCAGTCGAAGCAGGATTGTTCAAAGCTGATTGGTCGAAGCTAacgtgtctgtgtggtgcaCCGTGTAGGTGGTGGTGACCGGCGGGGGTCTGGGAGACACCGGGCCCAGGCGGGGCCCTGGAGATAAGCAGTCCAGATCTGGGAGTCCAGTccaggttttgtgtgtgtgaactggcacggagagagaggaggaggaggggtggggggttgcagggcctggtggggtggggtggaaggGGCTAATATAGACCTCTGCTGGGGGCGATGGGGGAGAGGAGTCACCACATTGTTTACAGCCGAAACAGCAGGTGGacccgcccctcccccttctgccctattcaaatgagccatcCGGCCAATCACGGCGTCCCTGTCTGTCATCTATTCAAAACAAAAAGGCGGTTGGAGTTATGACCCTGATTTGGCTGGGtctgtctcaaacacacacacacatacacatacacgctGACTGATTAATGTGAACATGGGACTGTAGAACTTTCCTctgcgtgtgagcatgtgtgtttgtgtgtgaggaacaCCACTGTGACATGGACAGTGTGGGTACATGCAAGGTCAAGTTCCAGGCATCCTCCATTCTGCTGCAGACCCACGGTGAGTTCAACAGGCTGTCTCTACTGGGCAGTAGAATCTGGTTTTACTAGCTTCTAGTGAGTTCTAATGTTCTTAGCTACGCCTTTTGTTATGTGGTGTTTGGTTGGTGTTATTTAAGACGTCTCTTAAACCTAACAGCTACATGGACAGGTCACAGCTGTTGCAATGCTATTTATTCAGGTTTTTCCGTGGATTTATGAttgttgctttggatgaaagcgtctgttaaatggaTTCATTATGGATCTGGTTTCCCTGCGGTCCATGTGGGGTCAAGTGACGAGatgggaggctgagaggaacAACTTTGTTGTTAATAATCCAGAAATGGCACAATATTTATCAGTACTAtcacttctgtctgtctgtgtgtgtgtgtgtgtgtgtgcgtgtgtgtgtgcgaacatCCAGACCACAAGGACCAATTAGCTGTTTTCTAGTTGTTTATTTACAGCAAGCTTGTTTATTTACGGCTTCAGTGTAAACATTCAAATGAGGTGATGGCTGGCAAGCTGTCTTCGCCCTGCCAGGGATGTTACCTAGGAGACAACTGTCACTTCTCATCACGTCTCCCCTGACGATGACCCCAAACCCCTGCtgattcttcctctcctctcataggTCAGCTACGCCTGTCAATCACCCCAGAGGACGAGAAGATAAGTATTCAGGGTGAGTACACACAGCTTGCATGCTGCCTCACTATCCAGTCCACTACTCCATACTACCTTACTATATAGTACATTACCTAATGCATGCCTCCTTACTGTCTAGTACAGTCTCCGTACTCCAATTTAATATCACATAGTGGTATAGTTGATAAATATGGATATTAAAAGAGCAGTGAATTATATTGaggcatactgtacacacacacatacacacagatggtTCTGTAGTTGTGTTGTTTGTCCTGGACTGTTGTCGGTCCAGATGTCGTTTGAGCTgtgccttcctcccccctctccagtcCTAGAGGCGAGAGGGCTTCTGGGTACATCGTCCCGATCATGTGACTCCTACGTCAAGGTAAGACACTCCTCCAAGCCTCTCATGGGCTCACTTGACTGTCACGTCATGCTAACTGCTTCTGGGGAAAATCCTATGTGAGTGTTGGCATAGtcaggtcatgtgtgtgtgcgtgtgtgtgtgtgtgtgtgtgttagctggcAGTCATCCCAGACCTAGACCACAGTACCCGCAGGAAGACGACCACAGTTCTGGACTGTAAGAACCCTGTGTTCCAGGAAACGTTCCTTCTGTGAGTGATGTTCTTGAAATCAGCTGGTGAACTGCCAGCACAATGCCCAGTGTTACCTAGCTGATGGCatgctaactgtgtgtgtgtttgtatgtgtgtgtgtgtgtgtgtgtgtgtgtgttagggccaTCACAGCTGAAGATCATCAGAAGAGACTGCTGGTGACTGTCTGGAACCGTCATCCCAGCTCCCGGTAAAGCCTCATGTCCCTCCCTGCCCATCTCctggtcctctctgtctctgtctctgtctctctgtaataAGAAATGGCTGGTGTGGTGAAACTGCTTGGTTAGCTGGCAGTTCTAACTGCCCAATAAAGGTATCTTTAAAAGTCaaagtctctttctgtctgtctgtctgtctctctctctctctctctctctctctctctctctctctctctctctctctctctctctctctctctctctctctctctctctctctctctgtgtctctgtgtctctgtctctctgtctctctccctctgtctctctctctgtgtgtctctctctctcccctgactcAGAACTCTCCTCCCGGTTCTCCTGGTCTGACCCCAGACAGGGTTCCTTCCTGAGGGCGTTCTATGTGGCAGATGTTCCGTGTGTTGTTGTTATTCCACTGTGTTCTACTCGTCGTAAAGGACAGTAAAGGACAATAGAGTCGTTCTGCTGTAGGGCATCATGTCTTTACCATGATGCACGCCAGGTCATGTGACAGGCATGTCCTCCAGCCAGCGCAGAGcaaacacactgctgttaaaGGTTCAGGGTTTTAAATGTGAGAACCTGATTGGAGGGTTTTGTCTTTAACCTTCTCTTATTGGTTTCTGGTTGTCCAATAGGAGGAGTGAGTTCCTGGGCTGCATGAGCTTCGGAGTCCGTTCTCTCGTCACAGCTTCCAAGGTGACCAATCCCtgttagacgtgtgtgtgtgtgtgagagtggatgACACTAACACTAACTGGCTGTGGAGGCAATACTGTGTTCTAAACTGTGTTCTTTGTCTTATGCTGTTGGATGACACAGAtttatataacacacacacacacacacacacagttccacacAGAGACATCTGGGGGTTTGACCGATGCCTCTGCATCAGCTGTTCAAGTGCACTGAACCTCACTGTTGGAGCGCTGCCGGCAAAcctcaggagggagggagggagggggggagggagggaggggaggggggggggggggggggggggaggggggagggaggggggggggagggagggggggaggggggggggatgttggtGAGAGGGCGTTGCTGCTGTTTCTCTGCTGTCAGTTCTCGTCAAAAATGATCTGAGGACCCAAAAGAATAGAGCTTAACAGGGAAATATAaactcccttcccccttccttcctcctgctctccctcccccccccccctctctctctctctctctctctctctctctctctcacccaccgtCCAAActctactctttctctcttgttctctccctgtcacactaatgcacacacacacctggaggtgACGTGTCTGTCCCCTGGTTCCTAACGTGTGCTCTGTGGCTCCGCAGGTGATCATTGGCTGGTACTACCtcctgggggaggagctagGGAGAAGCAAGCATCTGAAGGTGGCGTCTCGGCGAATCAGACAGCAGCAAGGGGGTGAGTGACATCACAACTTGACCAGGAGGAACCCAACAGTTCCTCGTGTGTCCTGTAGGTCCTGACGGCTACGTAGGTGGTTCACATACCGAAATACCCTCCCCGACTGGGGCATAGGCCCTTTAGCTTTGTGGGCTAAGTCAGTCTTGTGGTGTTGAGGATGAGACCTGGGTTCAGTGCCCCTCAGATGGACAGAACCAGTCTAGACTGACCAGCAACCAGGAAGGAGTGTTGGGGTCAGACCGATCCCAGGGAGGTGATTGGTCCTTTTCCTGCCAATCATGGAGCAGGAAGGAGGATCTTATATCCTGTCAGAGTTCTGGTCACAGGCGAGTCAGTGTCGATCATTATGTTTAACTTCCCTGAGAGTGGATAGGAGATGAGAAACAGCTGGAAGCTGAACAGTGACCTAACATGTCTGTCACGACTGGTGTCCCccgcctgcacgcacacacacacacacaccatcattaaAGGCTAATTAACATGTCCTAGGGTGTGGTGTTGGTGTTAATGGGGGTTGACACCTCAGAGAGAACAAGGCCCTCCTCCATTATGATGGGAGAACAGGAACGGACAgatcacgcgtgtgtgtgtgccctccccACTGAGCTCACTAGAGGTTTCATCTTATGTGGAGtagtagaaggaggaggggggggggggaggggaggtggggggtgggtgtcaTGGAGCGCTGTGGAGTATGTGAGAgccggagagtgtgtgtgtgtgtgggggtgtgtgtggatgtgtgtgtgtgagcgagcagCAGCATTGTCACCCGGCTGAAAGCTGCTTTCATGACGGATGTTCCACTGGAACATTGTTACCGGGTAGAGTTGTAATCGCTATGGTTACACAGGGACTGCCCGCTGAGCGGAGGGGCGAGGAGTCAGAAGAAggtcccctctgctctcctctctcacgttctctcctttctctcgctcgctctccctccccctctccctcccccccgctctcccAGTCTCACtcagtcttttctctctctctctctctctctctctctctctctctctctctctctctctctctctctctctctctctctctctctctctctctctctctctcccttctctcatcctcctccccctctgtctacactctcctccctctttctctttgccccccccccctgagatGAAGTGAAGCGTGTTGACATCCCTCTGAAGATCCGACCGTACTCTGCGAGCGTACACTCTAAACGTGCGCTCTCCCCGGCCGTTCTCTCCatgcgtgctctctctctctcgctccgctCTCCTCTGACCGAGCGCTCCAAACGTGCCCGCCGAACCGCAGCCGCCCGTCTGGTGGGATTTCCAGCGTGCGGAAGTTCTCTGGCGTGGAGGTTCTGCGTCTGGGAGAGGATCCAGTGTCGGCGGTCTCTGTTGTGAAGGTTCTCTGTGAATGTTCTCCGGAGCGTCGCTGCTGCTGTGGAGAGGGGCCCCGTCGCCGAGAGCTTCTCTCTGATCGGTAGTTTGGGTTCTCCAGCGAGGTTCTGCTGTAGCGAGGTGTTCTTTCCGGACCGGTCATGTTCTGGAAGAACAGCGCTTCAGCCTGGGACTCGTTTGACTGTCTTTCAGATGGCGGtcccaccagcaccagcaccagcctGACCAACTGTAACTACAGAGCCGCCCCCGAACCAGCCAGCCCAGAGAACAACCAGCAGTACATGACGGTGAGTCACCTACCCGCCTCTACTGCCTCCACACTCTGCCCTGTCCACCTCTACTGCCTCCACACTCTGCCCTGTCCACCTCTACTGCCTCCACACTCTGCCCTGTCCAGCTCTACTCCCTCCACACTCTGCCCTGTCCGCCTCTACTGCCTCCACACTCTGCCCTGTCCACCTCTACTGCCTCCACACTCTGCCCTGTCCACCTCTACTGCCTCCACACTCTGCCCTGTCCACCTCTACTGCCtccacactctgcctctctccgcctctactgcctccacactctgcctctctccacctcttctgcctccacactctgcctctctccacctctactGCCTCCACACTCTGCCCTGTCCACCcctgtccctccaccctgatCTCTGCTGTGTGGACTTCTGTCTCCCTATCCTCCGtgtctccgtctccgtctccttcctccacctcttctagccgtgtctctccagctctcctccttgGAGGAGGTTGTTGCTGGGTTGTGCTGTGTTTTAAGGCTGGATGTGTTTGGATGTCCGGGAACTGAGGACCCAGCCTGCAGGCTCAGGTGcagggcaggctgggaggaaggCAGAAGGGATATTtgttcggaaacagtagttgtTAAACATTCATGCCGTAGCTCATGAATTATGAAGAGGTTTGCTTTCCTGGGCTCCCAGACGTGGAAACTCACAGCTGAGAATAATTATTGCATATCGCTGATTCAGTTATGTCATCACTGTTTGTGAGGACTAGAAGACACTTTACTTAGAAGCAGTTTATAATCTGTTCACAATGTCTGTCAAATATGAATGAGAGTCTACAGATGTTGACTAGTCAGTATGGACGTTGTGGAATGTGTATCTAAGTATGTCCTCTCCCTTCTGTGCACATGGCCTTGTGACACACAGTGTCTGTATGGTCACATTTCTAGATTGAGCTCGTCACAACTGACACACATTGTGCTCATGCCTCATCAGCATTATTTCTGCTAGAGTTGTAATGAACCAATGACCTGGCAACAGCAGACCAGGATCTGGTCCAGGAACCAATCAGGGAGGTTCTTCCCCAGGTCACAGAGAAGGCATCTGATGAGCTAGGCTAGCACCAGAACCAGACTAATGCACTCTAGGACCAGTTCTAGGCTAGAACCAGACTAATGCACTAGAACCAGTAGTAAGCTAGCACCAGTACTAGGCTGGGACCAGTCTAATGCACTAGAACCAGAACTAGACTAGTACCAGACGAATGCACTCTAGAACCAGACGAGAGACGGCACAGTTTATTCTTGCTGTCTTTTGGATATTACTTTAttttcctgtcctcccctccccctcgcccttcacacacacacacacacacacacatagcactctctccacctttctttcctccctttccctttccttcccccctctctcgctctctctgtctctctctctgtctctctctctctctctctctctctgtctctctctctgtctctctctctgtctctcgctctctctctctctgtctctgtctgtctctctctctctctctctctctctctctctgtctctccacatcaCCAGATGACCTCTcatccgacccccccccccctccatcctggtCCAGTCCGGGGGCCGCTGTAGCCGTAGAGATTGTTGCCGTAGTGATTCCCAGGCCAGGAGTTCTCTGCTCACACAAAGATGGGAAGTGGCAGcagccagcagagagacagcggaggctggggtggaggctgaggaggaggctggggtggaagctgaggaggaggctgggggagaagaagggagaggctggggaggagactgggcgaggctgagggagggggggggggggtggaccggCAGGGAGACGGCACATCTGTTTACAAGGACTACAGACACACCTAACTGGTCCACCCAAACCAACTCATGTTTACCTTGGCAGACCCCGAAGAGCGGTGTTGTAGTGGTGCTGTGGTATCCTGTATGGAGGAACCAGCAGGTCCCAAACCATGGATCATTCTCCTGGAGTTCCCCTCTCAGCACTCTGCTGAGAATGGTCACacaaacaaccaatcagatgtGACCTTCCTTCCTACCTCCAGGAAGACTTGCTCTCTGGACCATCACTCCCGAATGACAGTTCCCTCTTCACTAAAGGTGGCTCCTTATCAACTGTATTACACTTTTTGGCTAAGGGTTTTGGTAAGGTAACGTTGAACCAGGAAAGCTAAAGATAtcttccagctcctctgacAGGCCCTTACAGAGAGGAGATTAAGAAGGATGGATTGCATTGTGCTGACTGGAAACGTGTTGGTCTGATAGAGAATAATATTTTTTAGAGTATGTTGTATGGAATTCACacggggaggggtgtgtgtgtgtctgtgtgtgtcacagcagtgtttctgagtgtgtgtgtgtgtgtgtgtggcgcggAGCCCTCTCGCTGGCGATGTTTCAGGAAGTGTGCGGGCTTATCAGGGCCTGACAGTCTGCCTGCCGGCAGgttgggggtgagaggggccTTCCTGCCATTCTTCCAGCCTTTCTGGttcccaggaggagagagaggctggttcACAGGCTCGCCgagccacacagacacactgcagcCCCGCACAGACACAGCAGAGCAGGCCAGGGGCACTGGACCAAAACCAGCGGGCTGGAGGCAAACAACGCTGTCGACTGGACCCAGTTAGTCAGTCTGTCAGTGAGATAGTGTGTCGCTGTCACACTGGATGTGTTCTGGTTGAAGCTTTTCGGTGTTGTGGAGGGACGTTTTGGAAGTTTGTCAGATACCTGGTGATTATGATAGCGGCGCCACAGGTCTGGACCTGGTCTAACTGCAGAGCTGAGCTGAGCCGGGGGAAGGCTGAACAGCAGCATGCACACCATCCATGGTCTGTGTCGGGCCTGCATCGGACAGAACCTGccacaggtgaggagaggggagagagcaagcGAAGAGAGAGTTTCACTTTTCAGTCGTCGTCCGTCTGTTTTGGCGTGCGTCTGCATGGAACGATCGcacggcagggaggaggagggaggaggagggacgttTGAACGCGAGGCTTCTGGGATTTCACGTCCACCTGTGTTCATCGCATGCGGCAGCTCAGTCAATAATTCATCAGGGAGAAATGGAAAGTTGACGCATGTACATAGTTAAGGAGCTTCATAGAAAACAGCTTTGTCTTTTATATTTTAGAAGGAGGCACGAGGGGAGGGATGGCTGTGTGTATTGTGCTGTGTGGACAGCACCAGTTGTTTAGAGTCCGTTCGAATAAACTGTCTGTTTTGGTTCCAGTTTATGACATAGCCAAAGACAACTTGGCCTCCAGCCCCAGGGGGGTGCTTCTAGTCTTCATCCCAGGGACGGGGCCTCTATCTGGGGTTAAGCTTCGCCCTCGCAGGGCCTCCTCTGGGCCCTAGCTGTCCATGTTTGGCAAGGCTATAGACAAGTTTCTGTGGAATACTCGCAAGGTGCTAACAAAGCGAATAAAGCTGTGATTGACTTGAACCGGAGCcaagggaggtgaagagggggcCAACCGAGTGAGGGGTTGATATGTTTTTCGAAGGTtgtgtcctggtctccagtctgGACGGTTGCTGTGTGAGAGATGGCCGACTGACATGGGGTGACATGGTTTCCCTTCAGAGTGCGGGCCAGAGCCAGGCTGGTCGGACTGTTGACCGAGGCTGTCCAAACATCATTCCTCTCGCTGGTCTGCTacacccgcccgcccgcccgcccctccctccccttctctatatctatctatctatttatctctcactctctctttctctagctcGCGCTCTCCCCAGCTAATCTCCCagcaacactgtgtgtgtgtgtgtgtgtgtgtgttcactcctCGTCTTCTCCGAGTTTAATATCTGGGCCTGCTTGGTGCCGCCGTGGCCTCGAAAGCTTTTGTTCGGGGAAAACTCCCATGGTGCTTTGTTGTCCTTCGCCTCTATCTGACCTGGTTGCCGTGGTATCGCCTGGCCTCCGGAGCAGTGTGTGGCTGACAGGACTGGACATGGAGCTTTACACAGCAAGTcatgagagagacacacacacacacacacacagagagaaagaaatgattCCTACTGTCCCATGTTTTTTAATGTATCTAgaccagaggggggggggggtgagataaTTTCACATTGTTCTCCTGCTCAGACTGTCTCCATGTGGAGGTGTTAGATGAAGTCCAGTCAGTCAGTATTAGAGAGAGCTGTCCTCCATCTCACCCCTCTGCCCCGGGCCTGGCTACTGTCTGTGAACCACATACACAGCCTGTGTTCTTTCTGCTTCTCTGCCTCTACTGAGGACTGATCTGTGGTTTCAAAGTCAAGGGATGACGAGAGGGATGGTATCTGAAGAGACAGTGACTGACGGtgattgttctgtgtgtgtgtgtcaggtgaccgTTCTGAGAGGTAAAGATGGCTTCGGCTTCACCATCTGCTCCGACTCGCCGGTTCGTGTCCAGGCGGTGGACCAGGGGAGCCCCTCCCACCAGGCTGGCCTCCAGCAGGGAGACTCCATCCTGCAGCTCAATGGACTTCCTGTCGAGCAGTGGAAGTGTGTCGACCTGGCACAGGCCATCAGGTGAGATAGATATAGATGGAATAGATACACACATCCATGCAGGGCCACTCTCTTCTGACTGCCGCTGTACTGTCTAGACGCGCTATTTCGACGTCGCTTTCGGTCAAAGCAAATCGAATGAAATATATCTAATAGCTCTGAACGCGTGAGGTCACGCGCTCGTGTCGTGACCTCATCAAACCCGCGGGTGACATCATCAGACGAGGACGTCTCT
This window contains:
- the LOC134016719 gene encoding uncharacterized protein LOC134016719, giving the protein MENVQPPWPPQEKRKRPSSGAGHQRHQEAYQPGPASKRRCREEWVSAGGGGTQGGTGGGDGGGGHLVGLENRGTSREPRISRRVRRRSAGRPAARAPEGVWGGTATGGVWGATAAGRAWGGPTTGGAWGATAAGGVWGGPTTGGVWGESLVRRSPGSQVRVALVKKTSGRNLADPVSRSRKPIVGDMTGDPPWGRLTPMENVPEGVPARGRISAENVFGDVLTRRKISLKNFSADVPQKRMISEENVYGDVPTRRKTFLENFSADVPTKRKTCLEKVSGDVPTRIKTSVESVAEQGPRKAKTLGGKMSGDVSNRRETCGGNSAGPPARSKTTSLGGMVDPEPRRGSWSVGEDGEAGSRKRRKIRPSGFRGKGQLRLSITPEDEKISIQVLEARGLLGTSSRSCDSYVKLAVIPDLDHSTRRKTTTVLDCKNPVFQETFLLAITAEDHQKRLLVTVWNRHPSSRRSEFLGCMSFGVRSLVTASKVIIGWYYLLGEELGRSKHLKVASRRIRQQQGGE
- the LOC134016720 gene encoding regulator of G-protein signaling 3-like isoform X1: MFWKNSASAWDSFDCLSDGGPTSTSTSLTNCNYRAAPEPASPENNQQYMTVTVLRGKDGFGFTICSDSPVRVQAVDQGSPSHQAGLQQGDSILQLNGLPVEQWKCVDLAQAIRNCHSEISMVVWRSLPVMKPYFEGLIHQPSYKPPAQDGSSPQGKSETRPPLCCRGPRAAWAGAGPGRRARGGSGGWGPCGGTRGRSQTTRPGRTHSKARG